TAGTCAGCTTCACTAATTCTGCTGTCACGTCTTTTCATAAGTTGTGCATCAGTGAGCACAGCATCAAACTTGTACCTCTTTAAATCTGACTTCCAATCCTTCCATTTTATGTGTGAAGTGTTGATAACAAAGCTCAAAGCAGTTGAGTCCAGCTCATAAAATGCCTATTAAAATGAGAGAAACAGGACACTCAGTTAGATGGCATTAAAAAAGAATGTGTAAGTTATAAATTATGCTCATTTCTACCTTCAAGGTCTCCCACACTAACAACTTTTTCTCTACATCAACATCTTGCCAATCTAACTTTGCAGGTGGTATATGCTTCCTCGCCAAAGTACCAATGAAATTGGCAAATTCAGTTGCATCTGGCCCAACAGGCTGGCCATCCCCATTAAGTGGAATATGGATTTTGGGTTGATTCAGCCTTGCATATATGTTAGCCTTTCGAGTAATTTTTCTTCCACCTTTCTTTTGACTACCATCACCATCAAGCTCACGAGTAATCTCTTCATGCAAGAAAATTAACATAGTCATACAACAATTCTAGCAAGTGACagaatatgaacaattctagcagGTGACATTAGGCTACCTTTGGAAGGCTGATGCTCAGGATCAACATGATCTTGATCTTTTGATACCCTAGACCTCAAAACACGTCCTTCATTCGCGCTTACAGGTGCGTTGGAGGGTGCCTGCATAGATATATAGGTTAGTGTTGCAAACTACATTTGCTTCCTTCAGGTAGAACATGAATGTGATGGAAGCTACAtacctttcttttctttttgggggCTTGGTTCGCTTCCATATCTTCCTGCATAGAAGCTCTTGTTGCTCGTACCGCTGCTAGCCGTTTATCATTCTGTTCAATGGTCTTGCTTCTCAGTAGTTCATACTCTACCGCTTTCAGCTGTTCCTCCGTGACCCCACCATCTTTAGCTCTTCCGTTTGCGCTTGCCATTTTTCCTCCTGCAAAAGACACACTATGTGAGTACGTCGCTGAAAATACAAAACATTAGAGGATCATACACAACACTTACTTTTTTTCAATATCACTTGCTTTAAGAACTAGTCCATCTATATCTGTCCCAGCAGAACCAATGCATCCATccgcaacactcacacgtataGCAGTACATCGATCAGTCAACGTCACACGTAAAACATTACCGTTGTCATCTTTAGATTCTTCTATGTCATATAATGATGGAACAACAACAGTAGACCACTCAGCATCAATGGGATCTTCAACATAGTAAACTTGACTTGCTTGTGTGGCTAATATGAAGGGCTCGTCTGATATTTTCTCACCGGTATTAAACAAATGCTTGAAATTCACAGAAGTGATTTCAAACTGATCAGTTTGCACCCATTCATCTTCTACACGATTATCAACCCAGTCACATTTGAACAACACTACTTTCCCTTTATGTTGATAATTCAAGTCAAGAGTTTCCTTTATAATGCCATAATAGGTCTTGTTTCTTACACTAATATTGTCACCTTTTCCTTTTGCAAAGGATGTGGTTTGTGCAACAAGAGCTACTCCACTACTCTGAAATGACCGGCCCTCATCATATGATTGTGTATGAAAGTCTATCCCATTTATAGTGTAGCTACTATACTTCATAGCAACCAAGTTTGGCTCTTTATCTAATATTTTTATCTCATGAGGTGCTTCATCGCCCATTTCTGCCACCTGTGATTATGAAATGCTATTGTTACTCTACAATGGGATGGAATTATATGTCTTATAGGTTGACAGTCACATGCCCACTTACGTGCAATTTAAACCACTCATGAAAGGTCTCGTAATGCACACGCTTGACTTCTCGATGACTTCGAACACCAATAGAAGAAAGGTAATCATATGTTTGCTGCATATAGGTTATATTTATCAATTGACAAGGAGGAGAAATAACCTAATAGCAATACATAGTAGGGATATCTTACTCTAGGTATGGTTCTATGTTGTCATAATTGAACAAGACGTATCTGTGGGCTTGCAGCCAAGTTTTGTTATCTAACATCACCATGCACTTGCCAGCCAGCCCTCGACCAATGTTGTGGAAGAAAGGAGTTGTATCATCAACTTCCATATCCAAACCTCCATCATTCCTAGCTCGATTCAACCGACTCTCATCATCCAAATAGTGTGAGCAAAATGTCAAGCTCTCATCAAACAAATAGCCCTCTGCAATTGATCCTTCCACATGACTTCTGGTGTGGACATGTCCCTTGAGCTTTCCTATATACCTCTCTACAGCCCACATGCTGCGAAAATGTACTGGACCAGCTATCATTGCTTGTGCTGGAAGATGAACCATCAAATGCACCATAATATCGAAAAATGATGGGAGGAATATGGCCTCAAGAAGGCTCAAGGTCTCATCTATTTCATCCTGCAACCTTTGCATGTCACTTATGCGAATAACCTGTGAGTACATTCGCTTGAAAAATCTGCTCACACGAATCAGTACCGCACTCACTCTTTCTGGTAATGTTCTTCTCACTCCAAGTGGCAGCAAGTCTTGCAAAAGGACATGGTTGTCATGGCTCTTTAGCCCAGTTATCTTTTTCTCCTTAACGTGCACATTACGGCGTATGTCAGATGCATAACCATTAGGAAACATGGCATTTTTAAGTACTTTGCAAAATGTCCTCTGCTGATCAGATTCATTGTGTAAGGTGCCGGAGGAAAAAAAACTTcatcatcatcaagatcaataggtTGAAGATCCTTTCTAATATTGAGTGCTTGAAGGTCATATCGAGAATTAATATTATCCTTGGTTTTTCCATTGACTGCCAACAAAGTGTTAACTATGTTCTCACACACATTTTTTTCTATGTGCATGATATCAAAGTTATGATGCATCTTCAAATCCTTCCAATATGGTAGTTTAAACCAAATAGACTTTCTTTTCCAAATGATCAGCGGATCCCCTTTCTTGCGTTTCTTAGTTCTAGGCTTCTTCGTTATAGGATCCTTCCCAAACTTGGTTTGCATATTTTCTGTCAGCTCTAAGATTTGCCTACCGGAAAGTGGAACGGGTGCTGTCCCACGTTCTATGTCACCAAATGTGCGTGTATCATACCTCAAGGGGTGATCTGCACGTAAGAACCTACGATGCCCCATATAGCAAGTCTTGCTACCATTTTTTAGCCTAAGAGAACATAATTGAGAGTGGCATTCAGGGCAAGCTCCTTCTCCAGAGGAAGCACAGGCAACCAAAGACCCAAGACCCGGTTTATCCGTAATTGTGCATATTATGGCAGCATGCAACTGAAAATACTCTCCGGTTGAAGCATCATAGGTCCTAACACCATCAAGAAACATATCTACCATATCATCAACTAGTGGCTCAAGATAGACATCAATATCACTACCAGGAGAATTTCTGCAGGAATCAACAGTGATAGATGAAATTTGATTGCTTCATAATCATCCAGGGTGGAAAGTTATAAGGAATCAATAATACTGGCCAAATGCTATAGCTGAGATTCATGGATCTAAACGGATTAAAACCATCGGCACATACTACAAGCTTAAGATTTCTGCTGTCTTTTGCAAAATCTTTATCTTTTTCATCAAAATCTTTCCAAAGGAGGGAATCTTTAGGATGCCTAATCAAGCCATCTTGTGTGCTCTCTTCTGCATGCCATCTTGTGAGAGCCGCAGTTCTGGAACACACAAACAACCTTTGAAGCCTCTTCTTTATTGGGAAGTAACGAAGAACCTTCTTAGGAACCTTGTGGACACGTTTCCCATCTGCACTCTTCCTTTCAGATTTCCATCTTGAAGCCTTacattctgggcatgaattggcATTAGCATTGTTCTTCCAAAGTAGAATGCAATCATTTTCACATGCATGGATGTTAACATACCCAAGTCCTAGGCATTTGACTAGTTTTTTAGCTTCATTGGAGTTTTTGGGTATTGCGGACTGAGGGTAAGCATCTTTTAGTAGATCTAACAGCAGATCAAAACTTCTATCAGACTACCCTCCAAGCAGTTTGGTGTGAAGAAGTCTCACTAGGAAACGAAGCTTTGAGAAATTCTTACAGCCTGGATATAGCTCTTGTCTAGAATCAGCTTCAAGTTTGTGGAGAGATTCTAGAAAATAATCATTCTGATCTGAACCACAATCATCTTCAAGATCTCCACCTTTATCCAAACCAGCAGCAAGGTCTCTTAGCAAATCAGATATATCATCGCCCTCATCCCTATCGTCACCCTCATCTAGATTTGGAGGAATGGAAGAAGAAGAGACACGTTCTCCATGAAACATCCATTGTTTGTAGCCATCTACAAATCCCTCGCAAACCAGGTGCTCACGGACTTCAGACTCTTCTCTCCAGTACGAGTTCACACAGTTTTTGCAAGGACATAAGATTTTATTCTCAACCGATGATTTATTAAATGCATAGCCTAGGAATTTGGTGAGCCCTTGTAAGTACTTCTCTGTATGCCTACATGCAAGTGTACATGTGTAGTATGTTATATATAGTTTCAGCATATAAGCAAAACAAAATATATATGTGGCGTTATACCTAGGCGCATCCATCCAACCTTTATCCATGGTATCTTAGCTTCACAACTGGTTACTACCAAGTCAACACTAAATCCTGAACGAATAATATAAAAACCAGAGAATGCAAGGAATCAATTTAAGTACTGTAAATAAATTGGCGCGGAAAAGAAACGAAGAATCATAGAACCAATTCAATGGTAGTACACATAGTAAAGGCAGATACCACCATAAATAAAATGGATCAAAGCTGTGGTTGACTCACCAACTGGTGGAGGATGCAGCGACAAGC
Above is a window of Triticum aestivum cultivar Chinese Spring chromosome 6B, IWGSC CS RefSeq v2.1, whole genome shotgun sequence DNA encoding:
- the LOC123134839 gene encoding uncharacterized protein — encoded protein: MYSQVIRISDMQRLQDEIDETLSLLEAIFLPSFFDIMVHLMVHLPAQAMIAGPVHFRSMWAVERYIGKLKGHVHTRSHVEGSIAEGYLFDESLTFCSHYLDDESRLNRARNDGGLDMEVDDTTPFFHNIGRGLAGKCMVMLDNKTWLQAHRYVLFNYDNIEPYLDKHMITFLLLVFEVIEKSSVCITRPFMSGLNCTWQKWAMKHLMR